In Granulicella mallensis MP5ACTX8, the sequence CGCGATCTATGCTCCTTTGACCGAGGGCGACTACTACAAGAATGAAGGCGCTATCGCAGGCTGCTGCTCGACCTCGGCTCCGCCGCCGCTCCTGCAGACCTCAACGAAGAGCGCCGAGATCATCAAGCACGCGTCCAACGCATTCCTGGCACTGAAGATCTCCTTTATTAATGCGGTATCGAATCTTTGTGAGGCTGCTGATGCGAATGTCGAGCAGGTTGCTCGCGGCATTGGACTAGACTCGCGCATTGGGCCGAAGTTCCTGCGCCCGGGCATCGGTTATGGCGGATCGTGCTTCCCGAAGGACGTTGCTGCCTTCCGTTCCGTGGCGGAACAGATGGGCGTCGATTTCAGCCTGCTGAGCGAAGTTGAGAAGATCAACGTCGGCCAGAAGAAGCGTTTCCTGAGCAAGGTGCGTTCGGCTCTCTGGACGTTGCGTGGCAAAAAGCTTGCTGTGCTCGGGCTTGCCTTCAAGGGCGATACCGACGATATCCGCGAATCCCCGGCGATCGACCTTGTCGAGATGCTGCTGGCTGAAGGTTGTTCGGTGGTGGCTTACGATCCCGCAGCCATGAAGAGGGCGGAGGCTGAGCTGCCGGCAAGCGCGCAGATGCGTTATGCCTCGAATATCGATGAGGCGGCGGCAGATGCCGACGCGTTGCTCATCCTGACCGACTGGCCGGAGTTTGCCCAGCTCGATCTGCGCAAGCTGAACGCGACGCTGCGGTATCCGATCGTGATTGATGGACGCAACCTCTATGACCCGAATGTCATGTTCGATCATGGGTTCACGTATATGAGCGTTGGCCGTCCTACGATCACGCAAACCCATACCCGGGAGCAGTCCAAGGTTCCGACCTCAGCCGGTTCACAAAAATAAAAGCACTTGGAAGGAAAAGGGAAGGCCGGATGGCGTCTCAGACGATTCTTGTAACCGGAGCCGCGGGTTTTCTCGGCT encodes:
- a CDS encoding UDP-glucose dehydrogenase family protein, whose product is MSHSIQIAVVGSGYVGLVAAMCFAEMGHQVICVDNDERKVAALQGGDTLIHEHHLPELLERYRNTRVRFTTDLAEATNECSAIFIAVGTPQSDSGDADLSYVEAVASEIARHITSYKVIVEKSTVPVYTNEWIRRVIERNGVNREMFDVVSNPEFLREGTAVADFLHPDRIVVGADSERAAALLSAIYAPLTEGDYYKNEGAIAGCCSTSAPPPLLQTSTKSAEIIKHASNAFLALKISFINAVSNLCEAADANVEQVARGIGLDSRIGPKFLRPGIGYGGSCFPKDVAAFRSVAEQMGVDFSLLSEVEKINVGQKKRFLSKVRSALWTLRGKKLAVLGLAFKGDTDDIRESPAIDLVEMLLAEGCSVVAYDPAAMKRAEAELPASAQMRYASNIDEAAADADALLILTDWPEFAQLDLRKLNATLRYPIVIDGRNLYDPNVMFDHGFTYMSVGRPTITQTHTREQSKVPTSAGSQK